One Phormidium ambiguum IAM M-71 genomic window, TAACGAATGCAGACAAAAAGCTATTTGATGCTATTGCCCTGATCATACAGCTTGCTCTTGTTTAACTGTTACGGATAGCTTTAAGCCTAATTTGTTAAGTAGCGTAGCGATCGCTTGCAACGTTGGTGTTTCTCCCTGAGCAAGCAATTGATAACAATTCTCCCAATCAACATCAGGTTCGTTTGCAGCGTTAATCAGATTTCTTTGGGCTTCTGCCACATTTTTCAATGCTAATAGGATATGTTCCAGATCGCCATCCTCTAAAACTGCATCCAGATAAGCAGCCGCCTCTACCGGATCTTTGAGGGATTTGATCAGATAGGAATAGTAGCTCTTATAGGTTGGCATTTTGTCTATTCTGAAAATCTATCCAATACTGCTTTGCCTTAATAATATCCTGATTTTGAGTACTTTTATCTCCTCCACAGATCAAGAGAATGATGGTTGCTCCGAATTGAGCACAGTAGATGCGATAACCTGG contains:
- a CDS encoding DNA-binding protein, with translation MPTYKSYYSYLIKSLKDPVEAAAYLDAVLEDGDLEHILLALKNVAEAQRNLINAANEPDVDWENCYQLLAQGETPTLQAIATLLNKLGLKLSVTVKQEQAV